A genome region from Panicum virgatum strain AP13 chromosome 4K, P.virgatum_v5, whole genome shotgun sequence includes the following:
- the LOC120704053 gene encoding cytochrome P450 714C2-like → MELVWLRLLLPVLLCVSLVAYLYSILWLRPERLRQKLRSQGVKGPKPSFLFGNIQEMRRIRQQLTESHQEQEAGITDRFSSNYVATLFPYFLHWSRVYGSIYLYSTGSIHALFVTDPDMVKELANCKSLELGKPIYLQKELGALLGMGILTSNGDLWAHQRKVIAPEFFMDKVKGMVNLMMEAANAMLSSWENKVDSEGGSAVMMVDEFLRNFSADVISRASFGSSFSEGKEIFNKIRQLQMAMAKQKMLIGVPGSRYLPTKGNRETWRLGTSICNLILEIAKRHEHDSVTSVNKGLLHSIIEGAKTAPSSSCTPADFIVDNCKNIYFAGHETTSTTAAWCLMLLASYPKWQSSARAELLDVCQGNPLHADMLQKMKTLTMVIQETLRLYPPAAFVTREALNDIKLGNLNIPKGTNIRIPVALVHRDPAVWGPNADKFDPGRFGNGITGACKPSHMYMPFGVGARTCAGQNLAMVELKVVLSLLLSRFEFSLSPEYVHCPAFRLTIEPGKGVPLILKKL, encoded by the exons ATGGAACTCGTTTGGCTGAGGCTGCTACTTCCGGTCTTGCTCTGTGTCTCCCTCGTCGCCTACCTTTACAGCATCCTATGGCTGAGACCAGAGAGGCTCAGGCAGAAACTGAGGAGCCAGGGAGTGAAGGGCCCCAAGCCGTCTTTCCTCTTCGGGAACATACAGGAGATGAGGAGAATTCGGCAGCAGCTGACCGAGTCtcatcaagaacaagaagcaggGATTACTGATCGCTTCTCCTCAAATTATGTGGCCACTCTGTTCCCTTACTTCCTCCACTGGAGCAGGGTCTACG GCTCCATCTACCTGTATTCTACTGGAAGCATACATGCTTTATTTGTGACAGACCCAGACATGGTAAAGGAGCTGGCAAACTGCAAGTCTTTGGAACTTGGAAAACCTATCTACCTGCAAAAAGAGCTTGGAGCTCTTCTTGGTATGGGAATTTTGACATCAAACGGTGACCTATGGGCACATCAACGAAAGGTGATTGCACCAGAATTCTTCATGGACAAGGTTAAG GGAATGGTGAATTTGATGATGGAGGCAGCAAATGCAATGTTGAGTTCATGGGAAAATAAAGTTGACAGTGAAGGAGGTAGTGCAGTGATGATGGTTGATGAGTTCCTGAGAAACTTTTCAGCTGACGTCATCTCAAGAGCTTCCTTTGGAAGCAGTTTTTCTGAAGGGAAGGAGATATTCAACAAGATTAGGCAACTTCAGATGGCAATGGCAAAGCAAAAAATGCTTATTGGTGTTCCTGGAAGTAG ATATTTACCAACAAAGGGAAATAGAGAGACTTGGCGTCTAGGCACAAGCATCTGCAACCTCATTTTAGAAATAGCGAAGAGACATGAACATGATTCAGTGACATCTGTGAATAAGGGGCTGCTGCACTCGATCATTGAAGGCGCTAAAACTGCCCCTTCCAGTTCATGCACCCCTGCGGATTTCATTGTCGACAATTGCAAGAATATCTACTTCGCAGGGCATGAGACAACCTCGACCACCGCTGCCTGGTGCTTGATGCTTCTCGCTTCATACCCTAAATGGCAATCCAGTGCTCGTGCTGAACTTCTGGATGTTTGTCAGGGAAACCCACTGCATGCCGATATGCTCCAGAAAATGAAAACG CTAACGATGGTGATCCAGGAGACGCTCCGCCTGTACCCGCCAGCGGCTTTTGTCACACGAGAAGCTCTGAACGACATAAAGCTTGGCAACCTCAACATCCCAAAAGGAACCAACATCAGGATCCCAGTAGCACTGGTTCACCGGGATCCTGCCGTATGGGGTCCTAACGCTGACAAATTTGATCCGGGAAGGTTTGGCAACGGCATCACAGGCGCCTGTAAGCCCTCTCACATGTACATGCCCTTTGGGGTGGGTGCCCGGACCTGCGCAGGCCAGAACCTGGCCATGGTTGAGCTCAAGGTTGTGCTGTCACTCCTGCTGTCAAGGTTTGAGTTTTCGCTTTCGCCGGAGTACGTGCATTGCCCTGCATTCAGGTTGACCATTGAACCCGGGAAAGGTGTGCCTCTGATTCTTAAGAAGCTGTGA